The Arachis duranensis cultivar V14167 chromosome 2, aradu.V14167.gnm2.J7QH, whole genome shotgun sequence genome has a window encoding:
- the LOC107474633 gene encoding 40S ribosomal protein S24-1, whose amino-acid sequence MADKAVTIRTRKFMTNRLLSRKQFVIDVLHPGRANVSKAELKEKLARIYDVKDPNTVFVFKFRTHFGGGKSTGFGLIYDTVENAKKYEPKYRLIRNGLDTKVEKSRKQMKERKNRAKKIRGVKKTKASDSAKAGKKK is encoded by the exons ATGGCTGACAAAGCGGTTACCATCAGAACAAGGAAGTTTATGACTAACAGGCTCCTCTCCAGAAAGCAATTC GTCATTGATGTTCTTCATCCAGGGAGGGCAAATGTTTCTAAG GCTGAGCTTAAGGAGAAGCTTGCTAGAATCTATGATGTTAAGGACCCCAACACCGTGTTTGTGTTCAAGTTCCGCACCCATTTTGGAGGTGGCAAATCCACTGGTTTTGGTTTGATTTATGACACTGTTGAGAATGCTAAGAAGTATGAGCCTAAGTACAGACTTATTAGG AATGGACTTGATACTAAGGTTGAAAAGTCGAGGAAGCAAATGAAGGAGAGAAAGAACAGGGCAAAGAAGATCCGTGGAGTAAAGAAG aCCAAGGCTTCTGATTCTGCCAAGGCTGGAAAGAAGAAATGA